One genomic region from Anticarsia gemmatalis isolate Benzon Research Colony breed Stoneville strain chromosome 7, ilAntGemm2 primary, whole genome shotgun sequence encodes:
- the betaCOP gene encoding coatomer subunit beta translates to MAGVEQPCYTLINFPTDSEPHNEMQLKLDLEKGDTKKKIEALKKVISIILSGEKIPGLLMIIIRFVLPLQDHTIKKLLLIFWEIVPKTTPDGKLMQEMILVCDAYRKDLQHPNEFIRGSTLRFLCKLKEPELLEPLMPAIRNCLEHRHSYVRRNAVLAIFTIYRNFEFLIPDAPELVANFLESEQDMSCKRNAFLMLLHADQERALSYLSSRLDNVHGFGDILQLVIVELIYKVCHANPPERSRFIRTVYGLLNAPSAAVRYEAAGTLVTLSNAPAAIKAAAACYIDLIVKESDNNVKLIVVGRLAALREEGGEAAARALPDLAMDVLRVLQSSDLDVRKHTLQLALELVSSRHAEELVAVLRKEAARAHSADHDDGPKYRQLLVRALHKATLKFPEVAGSVAPALLELVGDGSEASAHDVMLFLRSALHNFHDLRDLIYQKLLESVPGIRVGKIARSALWLLAQFADTPERAKAALDVLASVIPSPTGDENKEDSEASAKPQLDTSAPRQLVTSDGTYASQSAFNLPTVSVSPTALGPALWSALGEGESFTAACACSALCKLALKLTDTKDSTQAIHLAAKLLAHHKQNTATSSTSGLTADDLEHGALCVLAGAARPPVVQEALLGGASDALAALLALPDRAANLLDDQEKERDSKKAEAAVDVEAGIVFAQLAGAGAAAQHHDMFELALNKALQGRSTGVSEERGKLSKVTQLTGFSDPVYAEAIVAVNQYDIVLDVLVVNQTDDTLQNCTVELATLGDLRLVERPAGVVLAPRDYATIKAHVKVASTENGIIFGNIVYEVSGASMDRGVVVLNDIHIDIVDYIQPALCSDADFRQMWAEFEWENKVSVNTNITDLREYLQHLLASTNMKCLTPEKALSGQCGFMAANLYARSIFGEDALANLSIETPLHKPNSPVIGHVRIRAKSQGMALSLGDKINMMHKTPQQKPSTTPPANPIPAA, encoded by the exons ATGGCGGGTGTAGAGCAGCCATGCTACACACTGATCAACTTCCCGACCGACTCGGAGCCTCATAATGAGATGCAACTCAAGTTGGATCTTG AAAAAGGTGACACAAAGAAGAAGATAGAAGCTTTAAAGAAGGTGATCAGCATCATTCTCTCTGGTGAGAAGATTCCTGGTTTACTGATGATTATCATCAGATTTGTGCTGCCACTACAAGACCATACTATTAAGAAGTTGTTGCTTATCTTCTGGGAGATTGTGCCGAAGACCACTCCTGATGGCAAGCTGATGCAGGAGATGATCCTTGTCTGTGATGCTTATAGGAAG GATCTCCAACACCCCAATGAGTTCATCCGTGGCTCAACCCTGAGGTTCCTGTGCAAGCTGAAGGAGCCAGAACTGCTGGAGCCCCTGATGCCTGCTATCAGAAACTGTCTGGAGCACAGACACTCATATGTCAGGAGGAATGCTGTGCTTgctatatttactatttatag AAACTTCGAGTTCCTAATTCCGGACGCGCCAGAACTGGTGGCTAACTTCCTAGAGAGTGAACAGGACATGTCTTGCAAGAGGAACGCGTTCCTCATGCTGCTCCATGCTGATCAGGAGCGAGCACTGTCGTACCTGTCCTCCAGGCTCGATAATGTGCATGGATTCGGAGATATATTGCAGCTTGTTATTGTCGAACTTATTTATAAG GTGTGTCACGCGAACCCCCCGGAGCGCTCGCGCTTCATCCGCACGGTGTACGGGCTGCTCAACGCGCCCAGCGCCGCCGTGCGCTACGAGGCCGCCGGGACCCTCGTCACGCTCTCCAACGCGCCCGCCGCCATCAAG GCGGCCGCAGCTTGCTACATCGACCTTATAGTGAAGGAGAGCGATAACAACGTGAAGTTGATAGTGGTGGGTCGTCTGGCGGCTCTCAGAGAGGAGGGGGGCGAGGCCGCCGCCCGGGCGCTGCCGGATCTCGCCATGGACGTGCTGCGAGTGTTGCAGTCCTCTGATCTCGATGTTAGGAAACACACGCTGCAGCTAG CCCTGGAGCTAGTAAGCTCCCGTCATGCCGAAGAGCTGGTGGCTGTGTTACGTAAAGAAGCCGCGCGGGCACACAGCGCGGACCACGACGATGGACCCAAGTACAGGCAGTTGCTTGTTAGAGCACTGCATAAGGCTACGCTTAAG tTCCCTGAAGTAGCGGGCAGTGTGGCTCCAGCTCTTCTGGAACTGGTTGGAGACGGCAGCGAAGCTTCAGCGCATGACGTCATGCTGTTCCTCAGATCTGCGCTACATAACTTCCATGATTTAAGAGATCTTATCTATCAG AAACTTCTGGAATCAGTACCAGGTATCCGTGTGGGTAAGATAGCTCGTTCAGCACTGTGGCTGTTAGCGCAGTTCGCCGACACACCGGAGAGAGCCAAAGCCGCGCTTGATGTGCTCGCTAGCGTTATACCTTCACCTACGGGAGATGAGAATAAG GAGGACTCAGAAGCCAGTGCCAAGCCGCAACTGGACACGTCGGCTCCGCGTCAACTCGTCACCAGCGATGGTACTTACGCCTCGCAGTCCGCCTTCAACTTGCCCAC CGTGAGCGTGAGTCCGACGGCGCTGGGCCCGGCGCTGTGGTCGGCGCTGGGCGAGGGCGAGTCCTTCACGGCGGCCTGCGCCTGCTCCGCGCTCTGCAAGCTGGCGCTCAAGCTCACCGACACTAAAGACTCCACGCAAGCTATACACCTGGCCGCCAAGCTACTGGCGCATCATAAGCAGAATACTG CAACCAGCAGTACATCTGGCCTGACAGCTGACGACCTAGAACATGGAGCTCTATGTGTGCTGGCGGGAGCCGCGCGGCCTCCCGTAGTACAAGAAGCGTTGTTAGGTGGAGCGTCTGATGCGCTGGCTGCGCTACTGGCACTGCCTGACCGTGCTGCCAACTTACTGGATGACCAGGAGAAG GAGCGCGACAGCAAGAAGGCGGAGGCCGCGGTGGACGTGGAGGCCGGCATCGTGTTCGCGCAGCTGGCgggcgccggcgccgccgcgCAGCACCACGACATGTTCGAGCTGGCGCTCAACAAGGCGCTGCAGG GTCGCAGTACCGGTGTGTCGGAGGAGCGCGGCAAGTTGTCCAAGGTGACGCAACTGACCGGGTTCTCCGACCCCGTGTATGCGGAGGCGATAGTCGCCGTCAACCAGTACGACATCGTGTTGGATGTACTCGTTGTTAATCAGACAG ATGACACTCTACAGAACTGCACGGTAGAACTAGCGACTTTAGGTGACTTGCGGCTGGTAGAACGTCCCGCGGGCGTAGTGCTCGCGCCTAGAGATTATGCTACTATCAAGGCGCATGTCAAAGTCGCTTCCACTGAGAATGGCATTATCTTTGGAAATATTG TGTACGAGGTGTCCGGGGCGTCGATGGACCGCGGCGTGGTGGTGCTGAACGACATCCACATCGACATCGTGGACTACATCCAGCCCGCGCTCTGCAGCGACGCAGACTTCCGACAGATGTGGGCCGAGTTCGAGTGGGAGAACAAG GTGTCTGTGAACACAAACATCACGGATCTGCGCGAGTACTTACAACATCTCCTAGCTTCAACTAATATGAAGTGTCTCACGCCAGAGAAg GCGCTGTCGGGGCAGTGCGGGTTCATGGCGGCCAACCTGTACGCGCGCTCCATCTTCGGCGAGGACGCGCTGGCCAACCTCAGCATCGAGACGCCGCTGCACAAGCCTAACTCGCCCGTCATCGGACACGTGCGCATACGCGCCAAGAGCCAG ggTATGGCATTATCCCTCGGCGATAAAATCAACATGATGCACAAAACGCCCCAGCAGAAGCCGTCTACGACGCCGCCAGCGAACCCCATACCCGCCGCGTAA
- the LOC142974238 gene encoding E3 ubiquitin-protein ligase TM129, with amino-acid sequence MDVLVTLFYILFSMCIIHPPTEFVAAGFTIAQLFEGFLGSENMNFVGYHMKRTTITALTHSALPLGYVLCLLCCGERSPWLPAAAAATAIIPLLMCYRLLCWWENDQIKHPVVKSLLPYVTPGSDWRVVAGNLNCEFRNVDKVSIQLTATTRFVATELWLIKVSQYSINAVKQSDCTLVATATDSHNLTQSGEGEIQYVNIESIPTRDDIERFTFRMSTTALQDVQPRLLHPIRVPEHISLLPSLVERFVDVFRHYVNQNPVHYVDQEPELCIGCMQAPADVKINRRCHAPPPHLEGGPPQCQQCNCRVLWCCSCMGRWWAARASGPTSNWLSGRATCPVCRATFCLLDVSPAIRNRDS; translated from the exons ATGGATGTCTTAGTAacgttgttttatattttattctcgATGTGCATTATACATCCACCCACGGAATTTGTCGCAGCCGGCTTTACGATTGCCCAACTGTTTGAGGGTTTTCTGGGGTCGGAGAATATGAATTTTGTGGGGTACCATATGAAAAGGACGACTATTACGGCTTTGACTCATTCTGCTTTGCCGTTGGGGTATGTTTTGTGCTTGCTGTGCTGTGGAGAGCGGAGTCCATGGTTGCCTGCTGCAGCGGCTGCCACGGCGATCATTCCGCTGCTGATGTGCTATAGGCTGTTGTGTTGGTGGGAAAACGATCAGATCAAGCACCCTGTGGTGAAGTCTCTTCTGCCGTATGTGACTCCTGGAAGTGACTGGCGAGTCGTGGCTGGGAATCTCAACTGCGAATTTAGGAA TGTGGACAAAGTGTCCATCCAGCTGACAGCCACCACCAGGTTTGTGGCCACAGAGCTATGGCTGATCAAGGTGTCACAGTACTCCATTAATGCTGTCAAACAAAGTGACTGCACATTGGTGGCTACTGCT ACGGACAGTCACAACCTAACACAATCTGGCGAAGGCGAAATCCAATACGTGAACATAGAATCGATCCCCACACGCGACGACATAGAACGGTTCACATTCCGTATGTCGACCACTGCACTTCAAGATGTACAGCCGAGACTGTTGCACCCTATCCGAGTGCCAGAACATATCTCACTCCTGCCTTCGCTAGTTGAACGATTTGTAGACGTGTTCAGACATTATGTTAATCAGAATCCCGTGCACTATGTTGATCAG GAACCGGAGCTATGTATCGGATGCATGCAGGCTCCGGCCGACGTGAAGATCAACCGGCGCTGCCACGCGCCGCCCCCGCACCTCGAGGGCGGACCCCCGCAGTGCCAACAATGTAACTGCCG tGTGCTGTGGTGCTGCTCATGCATGGGTCGTTGGTGGGCAGCTCGCGCCTCTGGACCGACTTCCAACTGGCTGTCAGGCCGCGCCACGTGCCCGGTCTGCCGCGCCACCTTCTGTCTCCTGGACGTCAGCCCCGCCATCAGGAACCGTGACTCCTGA